One Chroicocephalus ridibundus chromosome 22, bChrRid1.1, whole genome shotgun sequence DNA window includes the following coding sequences:
- the BTN1A1 gene encoding butyrophilin subfamily 1 member A1 isoform X2: MLSAFHLCSSLPAFVVYGLFFQAHELQTAPLNVTGPPGPITVAMGEDVVLPCRFSPEQSVQETEVVWFREQFSPFVHRYKGGQDQYGEQMPQYQGRTELLKDGLAKGSVDLKIFHIRLSDRGNYTCFIHRGLDYDEAVVELEVTASGSAPLVALEQYQAGGIRVACRSAGWYPQPQVLWRDSRGRHLPSHSESVTQDESGLFAAESSIILTRGPYQNLSCAVRHALQSQERGSPFYISDAFFQNARPWMTALGVVLVAVFALLTIAVYLFKIKGKQEKKIAMQEAALPWRRYAVPIEEAKVVLDPDTAHCDLVLSDDCKSVKRQDTRQDIPDIPERFNPWRCVLGREGFTSGRYYWEVEAVDGGGWTVGVSREDVKRKGEIEFKPEEGIWAVGQWAGHFQALTSPNRTLLPEIQTPKRIRVSLDYEEGRVAFFSVDEEIPIFTFPLVSFEGIRVRPWVWLGPGTWLKMWP; the protein is encoded by the exons ATGCTCTCTGCTTTCCACCTCTGCAGCTCTCTGCCGGCTTTTGTCGTTTATGGTTTATTTTTCCAAGCTCACGAGCTGCAGACAG CTCCGCTCAACGTGacgggaccccccggccccatcACCGTGGCCATGGGTGAGGACGTGGTGTTGCCCTGCCGCTTCTCCCCGGAGCAGAGCGTGCAGGAAACGGAGGTGGTCTGGTTTCGGGAGCAGTTCTCGCCCTTTGTGCATCGCTACAAGGGCGGGCAGGACCAGTACGGGGAGCAGATGCCTCAATACCAAGGGCGCACTGAGCTGCTGAAGGACGGCCTCGCCAAGGGCAGCGTGGACTTGAAAATTTTCCACATCCGTCTGTCGGACAGAGGGAATTACACCTGCTTCATTCACCGTGGCTTGGATTATGACGAGGCtgtggtggagctggaggtgacAG CCAGTGGCTCTGCCCCGCTCGTCGCGCTGGAGCAGTACCAGGCCGGGGGGATCCGGGTGGCCTGTCGCTCGGCCGGCTGGTACCCCCAGCCCCAGGTGCTGTGGCGAGATTCCCGCGGGCGGCATCTCCCATCCCACTCGGAAAGCGTTACCCAGGACGAGAGCGGCCTCTTTGCGGCGGAAAGCAGCATCATCCTCACCAGGGGCCCGTACCAGAACCTCTCCTGCGCCGTCCGACATGCCCTGCAGAGCCAAGAACGGGGATCCCCTTTCTACATATCAG atgcctTTTTCCAAAACGCCCGTCCTTGGATGACCGCCCTGGGCGTGGTCCTGGTTGCCGTGTTCGCGCTCCTTACTATTGCCGTTTATCTGTTTAAGATTAAAG gaaagcaggagaaaaaaatag CGATGCAAGAGGCAGCACTGC catggagAAGATACGCAGTGCCAATAGAAGAAG CGAAGGTGGTTCTGGATCCGGACACAGCCCACTGTGACCTTGTCCTGTCTGACGACTGCAAAAGTGTGAAACGACAAGACACGCGGCAGGACATCCCCGACATCCCGGAGAGATTTAACCCATGGCGCTGCGTGCTGGGCCGTGAAGGCTTCACCTCGGGGAGATACTACTGGGAGGTGGAGGCGGTAGATGGAGGAGGCTGGACTGTGGGCGTCTCTAGAGAAGATGTGAAAAGGAAAGGCGAGATCGAGTTTAAACCGGAGGAGGGCATCTGGGCAGTGGGGCAGTGGGCAGGACACTTCCAAGCTCTCACATCCCCTAATCGCACTCTCCTTCCTGAAATCCAGACTCCCAAGCGGATTCGTGTCTCTCTGGATTACGAAGAAGGACGGGTGGCATTTTTCAGTGTCGATGAGGAGATTCCCATCTTCACATTTCCACTGGTTTCGTTCGAGGGAATAAGAGTCCGGCCTTGGGTCTGGCTGGGTCCTGGGACGTGGCTCAAAATGTGGCCCTGA
- the BTN1A1 gene encoding butyrophilin subfamily 1 member A1 isoform X1 yields the protein MLSAFHLCSSLPAFVVYGLFFQAHELQTAPLNVTGPPGPITVAMGEDVVLPCRFSPEQSVQETEVVWFREQFSPFVHRYKGGQDQYGEQMPQYQGRTELLKDGLAKGSVDLKIFHIRLSDRGNYTCFIHRGLDYDEAVVELEVTASGSAPLVALEQYQAGGIRVACRSAGWYPQPQVLWRDSRGRHLPSHSESVTQDESGLFAAESSIILTRGPYQNLSCAVRHALQSQERGSPFYISDAFFQNARPWMTALGVVLVAVFALLTIAVYLFKIKGKQEKKIAMQEAALRDRDAEIEKQAEELAWRRYAVPIEEAKVVLDPDTAHCDLVLSDDCKSVKRQDTRQDIPDIPERFNPWRCVLGREGFTSGRYYWEVEAVDGGGWTVGVSREDVKRKGEIEFKPEEGIWAVGQWAGHFQALTSPNRTLLPEIQTPKRIRVSLDYEEGRVAFFSVDEEIPIFTFPLVSFEGIRVRPWVWLGPGTWLKMWP from the exons ATGCTCTCTGCTTTCCACCTCTGCAGCTCTCTGCCGGCTTTTGTCGTTTATGGTTTATTTTTCCAAGCTCACGAGCTGCAGACAG CTCCGCTCAACGTGacgggaccccccggccccatcACCGTGGCCATGGGTGAGGACGTGGTGTTGCCCTGCCGCTTCTCCCCGGAGCAGAGCGTGCAGGAAACGGAGGTGGTCTGGTTTCGGGAGCAGTTCTCGCCCTTTGTGCATCGCTACAAGGGCGGGCAGGACCAGTACGGGGAGCAGATGCCTCAATACCAAGGGCGCACTGAGCTGCTGAAGGACGGCCTCGCCAAGGGCAGCGTGGACTTGAAAATTTTCCACATCCGTCTGTCGGACAGAGGGAATTACACCTGCTTCATTCACCGTGGCTTGGATTATGACGAGGCtgtggtggagctggaggtgacAG CCAGTGGCTCTGCCCCGCTCGTCGCGCTGGAGCAGTACCAGGCCGGGGGGATCCGGGTGGCCTGTCGCTCGGCCGGCTGGTACCCCCAGCCCCAGGTGCTGTGGCGAGATTCCCGCGGGCGGCATCTCCCATCCCACTCGGAAAGCGTTACCCAGGACGAGAGCGGCCTCTTTGCGGCGGAAAGCAGCATCATCCTCACCAGGGGCCCGTACCAGAACCTCTCCTGCGCCGTCCGACATGCCCTGCAGAGCCAAGAACGGGGATCCCCTTTCTACATATCAG atgcctTTTTCCAAAACGCCCGTCCTTGGATGACCGCCCTGGGCGTGGTCCTGGTTGCCGTGTTCGCGCTCCTTACTATTGCCGTTTATCTGTTTAAGATTAAAG gaaagcaggagaaaaaaatag CGATGCAAGAGGCAGCACTGC GGGACCGTGATGCAGAAATCG aaaagcaagcTGAGGAGCTTG catggagAAGATACGCAGTGCCAATAGAAGAAG CGAAGGTGGTTCTGGATCCGGACACAGCCCACTGTGACCTTGTCCTGTCTGACGACTGCAAAAGTGTGAAACGACAAGACACGCGGCAGGACATCCCCGACATCCCGGAGAGATTTAACCCATGGCGCTGCGTGCTGGGCCGTGAAGGCTTCACCTCGGGGAGATACTACTGGGAGGTGGAGGCGGTAGATGGAGGAGGCTGGACTGTGGGCGTCTCTAGAGAAGATGTGAAAAGGAAAGGCGAGATCGAGTTTAAACCGGAGGAGGGCATCTGGGCAGTGGGGCAGTGGGCAGGACACTTCCAAGCTCTCACATCCCCTAATCGCACTCTCCTTCCTGAAATCCAGACTCCCAAGCGGATTCGTGTCTCTCTGGATTACGAAGAAGGACGGGTGGCATTTTTCAGTGTCGATGAGGAGATTCCCATCTTCACATTTCCACTGGTTTCGTTCGAGGGAATAAGAGTCCGGCCTTGGGTCTGGCTGGGTCCTGGGACGTGGCTCAAAATGTGGCCCTGA
- the BTN1A1 gene encoding butyrophilin subfamily 1 member A1 isoform X3 translates to MGEDVVLPCRFSPEQSVQETEVVWFREQFSPFVHRYKGGQDQYGEQMPQYQGRTELLKDGLAKGSVDLKIFHIRLSDRGNYTCFIHRGLDYDEAVVELEVTASGSAPLVALEQYQAGGIRVACRSAGWYPQPQVLWRDSRGRHLPSHSESVTQDESGLFAAESSIILTRGPYQNLSCAVRHALQSQERGSPFYISDAFFQNARPWMTALGVVLVAVFALLTIAVYLFKIKGKQEKKIAMQEAALRDRDAEIEKQAEELAWRRYAVPIEEAKVVLDPDTAHCDLVLSDDCKSVKRQDTRQDIPDIPERFNPWRCVLGREGFTSGRYYWEVEAVDGGGWTVGVSREDVKRKGEIEFKPEEGIWAVGQWAGHFQALTSPNRTLLPEIQTPKRIRVSLDYEEGRVAFFSVDEEIPIFTFPLVSFEGIRVRPWVWLGPGTWLKMWP, encoded by the exons ATGGGTGAGGACGTGGTGTTGCCCTGCCGCTTCTCCCCGGAGCAGAGCGTGCAGGAAACGGAGGTGGTCTGGTTTCGGGAGCAGTTCTCGCCCTTTGTGCATCGCTACAAGGGCGGGCAGGACCAGTACGGGGAGCAGATGCCTCAATACCAAGGGCGCACTGAGCTGCTGAAGGACGGCCTCGCCAAGGGCAGCGTGGACTTGAAAATTTTCCACATCCGTCTGTCGGACAGAGGGAATTACACCTGCTTCATTCACCGTGGCTTGGATTATGACGAGGCtgtggtggagctggaggtgacAG CCAGTGGCTCTGCCCCGCTCGTCGCGCTGGAGCAGTACCAGGCCGGGGGGATCCGGGTGGCCTGTCGCTCGGCCGGCTGGTACCCCCAGCCCCAGGTGCTGTGGCGAGATTCCCGCGGGCGGCATCTCCCATCCCACTCGGAAAGCGTTACCCAGGACGAGAGCGGCCTCTTTGCGGCGGAAAGCAGCATCATCCTCACCAGGGGCCCGTACCAGAACCTCTCCTGCGCCGTCCGACATGCCCTGCAGAGCCAAGAACGGGGATCCCCTTTCTACATATCAG atgcctTTTTCCAAAACGCCCGTCCTTGGATGACCGCCCTGGGCGTGGTCCTGGTTGCCGTGTTCGCGCTCCTTACTATTGCCGTTTATCTGTTTAAGATTAAAG gaaagcaggagaaaaaaatag CGATGCAAGAGGCAGCACTGC GGGACCGTGATGCAGAAATCG aaaagcaagcTGAGGAGCTTG catggagAAGATACGCAGTGCCAATAGAAGAAG CGAAGGTGGTTCTGGATCCGGACACAGCCCACTGTGACCTTGTCCTGTCTGACGACTGCAAAAGTGTGAAACGACAAGACACGCGGCAGGACATCCCCGACATCCCGGAGAGATTTAACCCATGGCGCTGCGTGCTGGGCCGTGAAGGCTTCACCTCGGGGAGATACTACTGGGAGGTGGAGGCGGTAGATGGAGGAGGCTGGACTGTGGGCGTCTCTAGAGAAGATGTGAAAAGGAAAGGCGAGATCGAGTTTAAACCGGAGGAGGGCATCTGGGCAGTGGGGCAGTGGGCAGGACACTTCCAAGCTCTCACATCCCCTAATCGCACTCTCCTTCCTGAAATCCAGACTCCCAAGCGGATTCGTGTCTCTCTGGATTACGAAGAAGGACGGGTGGCATTTTTCAGTGTCGATGAGGAGATTCCCATCTTCACATTTCCACTGGTTTCGTTCGAGGGAATAAGAGTCCGGCCTTGGGTCTGGCTGGGTCCTGGGACGTGGCTCAAAATGTGGCCCTGA
- the LOC134526501 gene encoding thaicobrin-like translates to MESEERETLANEVEEMSGRADMTLDPDTANPFLVLAGDQRGVGRGDAWTSLPDNPERFDTEPCVLGSQGFAAGRHCWEVEVAEGGDWWAVGVAQESVRRKGVLSFTPQEGIWAVGQWFGQYHAFTDPDWTPLRLACLPRAIQVCLDFTDRQVAFADAENEAPIFAFCLASRPGERLRPWLWVGMDSWLKLCP, encoded by the exons ATGGAGAGTGAAGAGAGGGAGACCCTGGCCAATGAGGTGGAGGAGATGAGTGGAAGAG ctgaCATGACCCTGGACCCAGACACTGCCAACCCCTTCCTCGTCCTGGCTGGTGACCAGAGAGGTGTGGGACGGGGGGACGCGTGGACCTCGCTGCCTGACAACCCCGAGCGGTTTGACACGGAGCCGTGCGTGCTGGGCAGCCAGGGCTTCGCCGCGGGGAGGCActgctgggaggtggaggtggctgAGGGGGGAGACTGGTGGGCTGTGGGGGTGGCCCAGGAGTCTGTCAGGAGGAAGGGGGTCCTCAGTTTTACCCCCCAAGAGGGGATctgggctgtggggcagtggtTTGGGCAATACCACGCTTTCACCGACCCTGACTGGACCCCCCTGCGCCTCGCCTGCCTCCCCAGGGCCATCCAGGTCTGCCTGGACTTTACGGACAGGCAGGTGGCATTTGCTGATGCCGAAAACGAAGCCCCAatctttgctttctgcctggCTTCACGTCCTGGGGAGAGACTACGCCCCTGGCTCTGGGTGGGGATGGACTCGTGGCTCAAGCTGTGCCCCTGA
- the LOC134526502 gene encoding uncharacterized protein LOC134526502, whose product MSKTCVAKPGLSFAIFAMGSGPHIPVVNSQGGVPVLPTVGWCPPGPVERSQPSARTCRAPKPTETRGAPPKHRAPSFSRETPQRTCPVWPGMPTSTKKRKLLSENQLSHLDAELHSPFPHDTGTWRVRDTDFPHPRAEDSESRHCVLRGHMQQLRLLATTIKTTKLRAKPWPRSSTGPGLSCPQPGTSGFHSCIFGSTVGFLTGTLTLLGKRGMGTRVLRCLPELAASQDPAPERQPGLGTLNRTPKCFFPGNALVTGAVPGRG is encoded by the exons ATGTCGAAAACGTGCGTAGCGAAGCCCGGTTTGtcttttgccatttttgccaTGGGGTCTGGTCCTCACATCCCTGTGGTGAACAGCCAAGGAGGCGTCCCAGTTCTGCCGACAGTTGGCTGGTGCCCCCCAGGTCCTGTGGAGAGATCCCAGCCATCGGCACGTACCTGCAGAGCCCCCAAACCAACGGAGACCCGAGGGGCCCCTCCGAAGCACAGAGCACCCTCCTTCTCACGGGAAACACCCCAAAGGACGTGTCCGGTGTGGCCAGGAATGCCCACCTCAACCAAGAAAAGGAAACTGCTTTCTGAAAACCAGCTCAGTCACCTTGACGCAG AATTGCACAGCCCGTTTCCCCATGACACTGGAACGTGGCGGGTCAGAGACACTGATTTCCCACATCCACGAGCTGAAGACTCAGAGAGTCGCCATTGTGTTTTGCGGGGGCACATGCAACAACTCCGATTATTGGCAACTACGATAAAGACAACGAAGCTGAGAGCGAAGCCGTGGCCACGCAGCAGCACGGGGCCAGGCCtcagctgcccccagccagggACTTCTGGCTTTCACAGTTGCATATTTGGATCCACGGTGGGTTTCCTAACTGGAACACTGACTTTACTAGGGAAACGCGGTATGGGAACGCGCGTCCTTCGTTGCCTGCCAGAACTAGCTGCATCGCAAGACCCAGCTCCCGagaggcagccagggctgggaacaTTAAACCGAACCCCCAAATGTTTCTTCCCGGGGAACGCCCTGGTGACAGGGGccgtgccggggaggggctgA